One Corynebacterium tuberculostearicum DNA window includes the following coding sequences:
- a CDS encoding tellurium resistance protein TerC, whose protein sequence is MNNTERPGPRDYNRAARNTSAKENLDAWPRPLRWAYWVLVVSAVIMLVSGMVGIFGSGGPQVEPQNAQVAEYLHSNRLFVAVTNSVGAILLALFAAQLAGGSKWARRIITVVIAFALFTNIAALALGIGGLGLLIIPITLIVALALLFQPQSNRFIKDRSLRG, encoded by the coding sequence ATGAATAACACCGAGCGGCCCGGACCCCGCGACTATAACCGCGCGGCCCGAAACACCTCCGCCAAGGAGAACCTCGACGCGTGGCCGCGGCCGCTGCGCTGGGCATATTGGGTGCTCGTCGTCAGCGCCGTGATCATGCTGGTCAGCGGCATGGTGGGCATCTTCGGCTCGGGCGGGCCACAGGTGGAGCCGCAGAATGCGCAGGTCGCGGAGTACCTCCACTCCAATCGCCTGTTTGTCGCGGTGACCAACTCCGTCGGCGCTATCCTGCTTGCGCTCTTCGCGGCGCAGCTGGCCGGCGGGTCCAAGTGGGCGCGCCGCATCATTACCGTGGTCATCGCGTTCGCGCTGTTTACCAATATCGCCGCCCTCGCGCTCGGCATCGGTGGGCTCGGGTTGCTGATTATCCCCATCACCTTGATCGTCGCCCTCGCGCTGCTTTTCCAGCCGCAGTCTAACCGCTTCATCAAGGACCGCAGCTTGCGTGGCTAA